One window of the Leptospiraceae bacterium genome contains the following:
- the pth gene encoding aminoacyl-tRNA hydrolase codes for MNQFLIVGLGNPGIQYKLTRHNAGFIFLDMWINELFPHAVWKEKYLGHYFEANLHEAQIQFLKPQTYMNLSGNAVCKCIKEENLPLDRVLVLHDEIELPFREVRWKEGGGHRGHNGLRDIIQKCGDKFNRIRIGVGRPHDPSISVADYLLSPFTTDEQKDFPIIYQKVKELLEKFIKKISISSM; via the coding sequence ATGAATCAATTTTTGATTGTTGGCTTAGGAAACCCAGGCATTCAATACAAACTCACAAGGCACAACGCAGGATTTATTTTCTTAGACATGTGGATAAACGAGCTCTTCCCTCATGCCGTATGGAAAGAAAAATACCTTGGACACTACTTTGAGGCAAATCTTCATGAGGCCCAAATCCAATTCCTAAAACCCCAAACCTATATGAACTTATCTGGCAATGCCGTCTGTAAATGTATCAAAGAAGAAAACCTTCCTTTGGATAGAGTGCTGGTGCTTCATGATGAGATTGAACTTCCTTTTCGAGAAGTTCGATGGAAGGAAGGCGGCGGACACAGAGGACACAACGGTTTAAGGGACATCATCCAAAAATGTGGTGATAAATTTAATCGTATTCGGATTGGTGTTGGAAGACCTCATGATCCAAGTATTTCCGTTGCTGATTATTTACTATCTCCCTTCACTACAGACGAACAAAAGGATTTCCCAATCATCTATCAAAAAGTAAAGGAATTATTAGAAAAATTTATAAAAAAAATCAGCATTTCTTCAATGTAA
- a CDS encoding YbhB/YbcL family Raf kinase inhibitor-like protein, which yields MKLISYSFNHGDSIPEKYAFCVPSEKEKVVFGKNVSPHLKWIDFPKETKSFVVLCIDKDVPSKADDVNQEGKVIPISLKRVDFFHWILIDIPPSITELPEGADSDAVVTKGKREQKTSFGIRGINDYTNFFGNHAELGGDYYGYDGPCPPWNDELIHHYYFKVYALDVPSLNLSGRFFGNDVLNAMEGHVLDYSEIMGTYTLNPKFLKK from the coding sequence ATGAAGCTCATTAGTTATTCCTTCAATCATGGAGATAGTATTCCAGAAAAATATGCCTTTTGCGTGCCCTCAGAAAAAGAAAAAGTAGTTTTTGGAAAAAATGTAAGTCCCCATCTAAAGTGGATAGATTTCCCAAAAGAGACAAAGTCCTTTGTAGTTTTGTGTATTGATAAAGATGTTCCCTCAAAGGCAGATGATGTTAACCAAGAAGGAAAAGTCATTCCTATTTCGTTAAAGAGGGTTGACTTTTTCCATTGGATATTGATTGATATTCCTCCTTCCATCACGGAGCTCCCCGAAGGTGCTGACTCTGATGCCGTAGTAACAAAAGGCAAGAGGGAGCAAAAAACTTCTTTTGGTATTCGCGGTATCAATGACTATACAAACTTTTTTGGCAACCATGCTGAGTTGGGTGGTGATTATTATGGTTATGATGGTCCTTGCCCACCTTGGAATGATGAGTTGATACATCATTATTATTTTAAAGTTTATGCATTGGATGTTCCTTCTTTGAATTTGAGTGGAAGGTTCTTTGGAAATGATGTCCTCAACGCAATGGAAGGTCATGTGCTTGATTATTCCGAAATCATGGGAACTTACACATTGAATCCAAAGTTTCTAAAGAAATAA
- a CDS encoding M28 family peptidase, producing the protein MRDIKKSIIILFVFVYGILVIFTLVSDQQFRYFTTKEISLNDMQMYLRLFSDDSKKGRYPGSKEMADLQTWLVSKYQALAIYPIFDGKYTMEFSFPGRYQKVQNSYIKIKGCDDCVLEVEPMPLGANGSYEGKIIYGDYCIEENFDLSRAIREKNITKTNEYIVICKRYAPEEVKQKFSNEAQKLMSFEHKYSNIQRLGFKGVIFLKEEGDPFRLEHAFFTKKGSAFSVFLDEKKYSEMMRKITTHSEIEVSVRFDKETLLGKNIAASLKPLQENQKIIIIGAHYDHLGFGVPQFSMGPMNEIYNGADDNASGNVAVLELAEYFSKEYEENPKIIPEDWNLVFIHFDGEEWGLIGSDKFVNSNYLPKKTVAMFNFDMVGRYRDSLQIQGKDTGDTIWQNWLEKTIENFTQKNPLKVVYLKGGIGPSDHTSFYKKNISILYFFTGIHEDYHKPTDDFQKINYEKMGLIVNLAKELILNLVNLETTPTFQKAKDESDTRRHQYRVRLGIIPKNYFNGEGIEVGGFVEGAPIQKSGIKEGDIIIQIEDKKLQSIYDLMEFLSQAELKKKYKIYYKRNGVVYQTYAELMGKD; encoded by the coding sequence ATGAGAGATATTAAAAAAAGCATAATAATTCTTTTCGTTTTTGTTTATGGGATTCTTGTAATCTTTACTTTAGTTTCCGACCAGCAGTTTCGCTATTTTACTACAAAAGAAATCTCCCTTAACGACATGCAGATGTATTTACGTCTTTTTTCGGATGATTCTAAAAAAGGACGTTATCCTGGAAGCAAAGAAATGGCAGATTTACAAACATGGTTGGTTTCAAAATACCAAGCTTTAGCAATCTATCCCATTTTTGATGGGAAATACACAATGGAATTTTCTTTTCCAGGTAGGTATCAAAAGGTTCAAAATAGTTATATAAAAATCAAAGGTTGTGATGATTGTGTGCTTGAAGTAGAACCTATGCCTTTGGGGGCTAATGGTTCTTATGAAGGGAAGATTATTTACGGTGATTATTGTATCGAAGAAAACTTTGATTTGAGTCGTGCAATTAGAGAAAAAAACATCACCAAAACCAATGAATATATCGTGATTTGCAAACGATATGCTCCGGAAGAAGTGAAACAAAAATTCTCGAACGAAGCACAAAAACTCATGTCTTTTGAACACAAATACAGCAACATCCAAAGATTGGGCTTTAAAGGAGTGATCTTTCTTAAAGAGGAGGGAGATCCCTTCCGATTGGAGCATGCCTTCTTTACAAAAAAAGGGTCTGCTTTTTCTGTATTCTTGGATGAAAAAAAATATAGCGAAATGATGCGAAAGATTACTACCCATTCTGAAATTGAAGTAAGTGTTCGTTTTGATAAAGAAACCCTTTTGGGGAAAAATATTGCTGCTTCCCTCAAGCCCCTACAAGAGAATCAAAAAATCATCATCATTGGAGCTCATTATGATCATTTGGGTTTTGGTGTGCCTCAGTTTTCGATGGGACCAATGAATGAAATTTACAATGGTGCTGATGACAATGCTTCTGGAAATGTAGCCGTTTTGGAATTGGCAGAGTATTTCTCAAAAGAATATGAAGAAAATCCTAAGATCATTCCTGAAGATTGGAATTTGGTTTTTATTCACTTTGATGGGGAAGAGTGGGGATTGATTGGTTCAGATAAATTTGTGAATTCAAACTACCTTCCCAAAAAGACAGTGGCTATGTTTAATTTTGATATGGTTGGACGATATCGTGATTCTCTACAAATTCAGGGAAAAGATACAGGCGATACGATTTGGCAGAACTGGCTTGAGAAAACCATAGAAAACTTTACACAAAAAAATCCCCTCAAAGTAGTATATCTGAAAGGTGGAATAGGACCAAGTGATCATACCTCATTTTATAAAAAGAATATTTCTATCTTGTATTTTTTCACTGGGATTCATGAAGACTATCATAAGCCCACAGATGACTTTCAAAAAATTAACTACGAAAAAATGGGGCTCATCGTTAATTTAGCAAAAGAGCTAATTTTGAATTTAGTAAACTTAGAGACTACACCTACTTTTCAAAAGGCAAAGGATGAATCAGACACAAGAAGACATCAATATCGAGTTCGTTTAGGAATCATTCCAAAAAATTATTTCAATGGAGAAGGAATAGAGGTGGGTGGTTTCGTAGAAGGAGCTCCCATCCAAAAATCAGGAATCAAAGAAGGGGACATCATCATCCAAATTGAAGATAAAAAACTACAATCGATTTATGATTTAATGGAGTTTCTCTCCCAAGCCGAACTAAAGAAAAAATACAAAATCTATTACAAACGAAATGGAGTAGTTTATCAAACCTACGCAGAACTCATGGGAAAAGACTAA
- a CDS encoding AEC family transporter, translating to MSNIILIIVSFLLGILFRRWSESSYSKKSQITFPIETPKVLNAFIIYISLPSLILYHIHEVPFQFSLIALIFMPWIVFAFGILTMNTFAKLFRWDKPTTGGLILTSGLGNTSFVGLPMIEAFYGKEFLGYGLIADQGGTFFMLSTLGLWIAMKYTPIHTEHQTQDFISITKRILFFPPFFVLMITLILRPFPYPDWLKNVLLQLGSTLPPLALFSVGFQLKLSEIKNDGIYLIFGLLYKLLIAPILIVILYAPLDISKEVYHIAIFEAAMGPMITGGIVAISYQLRPSLVALMLALGIPLSFFTAPIFWYFFH from the coding sequence ATGTCCAACATCATTTTGATTATCGTAAGCTTTTTATTAGGAATTCTATTTCGAAGATGGAGTGAATCTTCTTATTCGAAGAAATCCCAAATCACATTCCCCATAGAAACCCCAAAGGTTTTGAATGCCTTTATTATTTATATTTCCCTTCCTTCATTGATACTATATCATATTCATGAGGTTCCATTTCAGTTTTCTTTGATTGCTTTGATTTTTATGCCTTGGATTGTTTTCGCTTTTGGTATTTTGACCATGAATACTTTTGCGAAACTTTTTCGTTGGGATAAACCTACAACTGGTGGACTTATCTTAACTTCTGGCTTGGGGAATACTTCTTTCGTAGGACTTCCCATGATCGAAGCTTTTTACGGAAAGGAATTTCTTGGTTATGGGCTCATCGCCGATCAAGGAGGAACATTCTTCATGCTATCTACTTTGGGACTATGGATTGCTATGAAGTATACCCCCATTCATACAGAACATCAAACCCAAGACTTCATAAGCATCACCAAACGGATTTTGTTTTTCCCACCGTTTTTTGTGTTGATGATTACTTTGATTTTACGTCCCTTCCCTTATCCTGATTGGTTGAAAAATGTACTTCTTCAACTCGGTAGTACCCTGCCACCTTTGGCATTATTTTCCGTTGGATTTCAGCTAAAACTAAGCGAAATCAAAAACGATGGAATCTATCTAATCTTTGGGCTTCTCTATAAACTTCTGATAGCTCCCATTTTGATTGTGATTTTGTATGCCCCACTTGATATTTCCAAAGAAGTCTATCACATTGCGATTTTTGAAGCAGCTATGGGTCCCATGATTACGGGAGGTATCGTTGCTATTTCTTATCAACTCCGTCCGTCTTTAGTAGCTCTAATGCTCGCATTAGGAATTCCTTTGTCATTTTTTACAGCACCAATTTTTTGGTATTTTTTTCATTGA
- the fmt gene encoding methionyl-tRNA formyltransferase, which translates to MDVCYFGTPDYSRALLWELSKHHRIVCVISNPDSISDRSRKWKPSPVSELALEQGWKLLRPQKLKDPEFLEEFFSNKYDIGIVFSYGKILPKELLEIPKYGILNLHGSLLPDLRGASPLQTAIMKGYTKSGWTLQKVSEKMDEGDIVAQVAFEIQEEETTGELLQRVLPLGIELVLEVLGDLERYLLKSRKQDPSLATYCYKITDEVSRIDWKKSSQEIHNLIRALNPNPIAHTTLKKHDSQEIFPIKIYRSRWKMEPEIQRLLEPHSHDEEGKIVFLKYQKKNRIFVKTSDGWIEILELQYPNKKILNAHDFVNGKFIQEGEKFI; encoded by the coding sequence GTGGATGTTTGTTATTTTGGAACACCTGATTATTCTCGAGCTCTGCTTTGGGAATTATCAAAACACCATCGAATCGTTTGTGTGATTTCAAATCCTGATTCTATATCCGACCGAAGTCGAAAGTGGAAACCTTCTCCGGTTTCAGAATTAGCATTAGAACAAGGATGGAAATTACTTCGACCTCAAAAACTCAAGGACCCAGAATTTTTAGAAGAATTTTTCTCCAACAAATATGATATTGGGATTGTATTCTCTTATGGAAAGATTTTACCAAAAGAACTTTTAGAGATCCCCAAATATGGGATTTTGAATCTCCATGGTTCTTTGTTGCCGGATCTTCGTGGAGCTTCGCCTTTACAAACTGCCATCATGAAAGGTTATACAAAAAGTGGATGGACCTTACAAAAGGTTTCAGAAAAAATGGATGAGGGGGATATTGTAGCTCAAGTGGCTTTCGAAATCCAAGAAGAAGAAACCACGGGCGAACTCTTACAAAGGGTCCTTCCATTGGGGATTGAATTGGTTTTGGAGGTTTTAGGAGATTTGGAACGCTATCTTCTTAAATCCAGAAAGCAGGATCCAAGCTTAGCAACTTATTGTTATAAAATCACAGATGAAGTAAGTCGAATTGATTGGAAGAAATCTTCTCAAGAAATCCATAATTTGATTCGAGCTCTCAATCCAAACCCAATCGCCCATACAACACTAAAAAAGCATGATTCTCAAGAAATCTTTCCCATAAAGATTTATCGTTCTCGATGGAAGATGGAACCAGAAATCCAAAGACTTTTAGAACCCCATTCTCATGACGAAGAAGGAAAAATTGTTTTTTTGAAGTATCAAAAAAAGAATCGAATTTTTGTGAAGACAAGTGATGGATGGATAGAAATATTGGAATTACAATATCCTAATAAAAAAATTCTTAATGCCCATGATTTCGTGAATGGAAAATTCATCCAAGAAGGAGAAAAATTTATATGA
- a CDS encoding PASTA domain-containing protein, with the protein MKEILKNFIKQYLVLYLVLFLLFFVVVYLILFFKMFSIESYIMPSLVGKYYIDVHNEVSKYQLNVELRKVYIQEKPEGIILQQNIMPGENIKPKDKLVLVVNSYEALLTMPHVEELTLNNAMEVLSTIPYDEDVYQLEVAKILYVYTEDKSDNIVLYQYPAPGTKVKINTKVFLIVSSKEQTETVPLEELKKLDLGIVSQYLVLKQIPYLVKEIITPKTSKENGRIHEIRVVNDIYEVEVYYRKKKHSFFSDYELVSFRFPREETCDLYHSPQSLENIEDIERTRKIWFSRPNIFRERKLDLLFYRSGNSHLYLICNEKIVWKKVKKPDYSI; encoded by the coding sequence ATGAAAGAAATACTCAAAAACTTTATCAAACAATACTTAGTGTTGTATTTGGTGTTGTTTCTTTTGTTTTTTGTAGTGGTTTATTTGATTTTGTTTTTTAAGATGTTTTCTATTGAAAGCTACATCATGCCAAGTTTGGTAGGGAAGTATTATATTGATGTTCACAACGAAGTCTCGAAGTACCAGCTCAATGTGGAATTAAGAAAGGTTTACATTCAAGAAAAGCCAGAAGGAATCATCCTACAACAAAACATCATGCCAGGGGAAAACATCAAACCCAAAGATAAATTGGTTTTAGTAGTGAATTCTTATGAAGCTTTGCTAACTATGCCTCATGTAGAAGAACTTACTTTGAATAATGCTATGGAAGTTTTATCCACAATCCCTTATGATGAAGATGTTTATCAATTGGAAGTAGCAAAGATACTTTATGTTTATACCGAAGATAAATCCGACAATATAGTTTTGTATCAATATCCAGCACCTGGAACAAAAGTCAAAATCAACACTAAAGTGTTTTTGATTGTATCCTCAAAAGAACAAACTGAAACCGTTCCCCTCGAAGAACTAAAAAAATTAGATTTAGGGATTGTATCCCAGTATTTGGTTTTAAAGCAAATTCCGTATTTAGTCAAAGAAATCATAACTCCAAAAACAAGCAAAGAGAATGGCAGAATTCATGAGATTCGTGTAGTGAACGATATTTATGAAGTCGAAGTGTATTATCGAAAGAAGAAACATAGTTTTTTCTCGGATTATGAATTGGTCTCTTTTCGTTTTCCTCGAGAAGAAACATGTGATTTGTATCATTCCCCACAGAGTTTAGAAAATATAGAAGATATAGAGAGAACCAGAAAAATTTGGTTTTCTCGTCCTAACATCTTTCGAGAAAGAAAATTGGATTTGTTATTCTATCGAAGTGGAAATTCGCATCTCTATCTGATTTGCAACGAAAAGATCGTTTGGAAAAAAGTTAAAAAGCCTGATTATTCTATTTAA
- a CDS encoding adenylosuccinate synthase has translation MSVTIVLGAQWGDEGKAKIIDYLSEKIDIIARYQGGANAGHTVVVNNKKFIFHLIPSGMLYPNTICVLGNGVVIDPQAFLEELESLKKENISYENRIFISDASHIVLPFHKIIDSHRETMADNRKIGTTKRGIGITYADKMLRIGIRIGDLYYNLEERLKYFVEIKNKELEQIYHLSKIPFETIYEELVDFAEKIRPMVIHTPTFFEDALKKGKTVLLEGAQGTALDIDHGTYPYVTSSNTTVGGALTGTGISYRYIENVYGICKAYVTRVGEGPFPTEQNNEMGELLRKYGNEYGATTGRPRRCGWFDVELVKHAGRINGLTGLVLTKIDVLSHFDTIPVAVGYEVNQKPMPYFPSFGLENCKPIYEYLPGWKTDISHISSWKELPKNCKNYIEKLQEWTQIPIKFISIGPNRNQTIEL, from the coding sequence ATGAGTGTAACTATTGTTTTGGGTGCTCAATGGGGCGATGAAGGAAAAGCCAAGATCATTGATTATTTGAGCGAAAAAATTGATATCATAGCGCGTTATCAAGGCGGAGCTAACGCGGGTCATACTGTTGTTGTTAACAACAAAAAATTTATCTTTCATCTGATTCCCAGCGGCATGCTTTATCCAAATACCATCTGTGTATTAGGCAATGGAGTTGTAATTGATCCACAAGCCTTTCTGGAAGAACTCGAGAGTCTAAAAAAAGAAAACATCTCCTATGAAAACCGAATCTTTATCTCTGATGCCTCCCACATCGTATTGCCTTTTCATAAAATCATTGATTCCCACAGAGAAACAATGGCAGATAACCGAAAAATTGGCACCACCAAACGTGGCATCGGAATCACTTATGCAGACAAGATGCTAAGAATCGGAATTCGCATTGGGGATCTTTATTACAATTTAGAGGAACGGCTCAAATATTTCGTCGAGATAAAAAACAAAGAACTTGAACAAATCTATCACTTATCCAAAATCCCATTCGAGACAATTTACGAAGAACTCGTTGATTTCGCAGAAAAGATACGACCCATGGTAATTCACACTCCCACGTTTTTTGAAGATGCCCTAAAAAAAGGAAAAACCGTTCTTTTAGAAGGAGCTCAAGGAACTGCCTTAGACATCGATCATGGAACCTATCCCTACGTAACATCCAGCAATACCACAGTAGGGGGAGCTCTAACAGGAACAGGAATTTCCTATCGTTATATAGAAAATGTTTATGGTATTTGTAAAGCTTATGTGACAAGAGTAGGAGAAGGTCCTTTCCCAACGGAACAAAATAACGAAATGGGGGAACTTCTTCGAAAATACGGCAATGAATACGGTGCTACCACAGGAAGACCTCGTAGATGCGGCTGGTTCGATGTGGAGCTTGTAAAGCACGCTGGACGAATCAATGGACTCACAGGACTGGTTTTGACCAAGATTGACGTTTTATCCCATTTTGATACAATTCCCGTTGCTGTAGGATATGAAGTGAATCAAAAACCTATGCCCTATTTCCCCAGCTTTGGATTAGAAAATTGTAAACCCATATATGAATACCTTCCAGGTTGGAAAACGGATATCTCTCACATCAGCAGTTGGAAAGAGCTTCCCAAAAACTGCAAAAACTATATCGAAAAACTACAAGAATGGACTCAAATTCCCATCAAATTCATTTCCATTGGTCCGAACCGAAACCAAACCATTGAATTATAA
- a CDS encoding ATP phosphoribosyltransferase regulatory subunit has product MHFINKYASIPSGIEYFSLKKTKIFNQYKKKAQEWLESQGFIEFIPPLFDFIDLFLINTNSFLNGKSFYAEKLFEVKDSNGELLSLRSDITVMAMKSFLFQTQMIEKIQYYYIQPVYRDFSKGAGFHREIYQIGVEWIGNYEHRVEKLYQTSKELLKIFPFQFTFVVGNSLFMKHFLELYPKEALLEILTAFYFKDKYKLKEIIKKHDISRKLADYLLEIPFLVGKKEVLKEWKRILSQKPELLEIVKNTIHELSENDTNEILFDFSLVREFDYYTGFIIEAYCQNTNKKILSGGIYDHFSLQLSHHKVPACGFAINFSELINSIEVIE; this is encoded by the coding sequence ATGCATTTCATAAATAAATACGCATCCATTCCTTCTGGTATAGAATATTTCTCTCTAAAAAAAACCAAGATTTTCAATCAATACAAAAAAAAGGCCCAAGAATGGCTTGAAAGTCAAGGCTTCATTGAATTTATTCCTCCCTTGTTTGATTTTATTGACCTTTTTTTAATCAATACCAATTCTTTTCTAAATGGAAAATCTTTTTACGCAGAAAAGCTTTTTGAAGTCAAAGACTCAAATGGTGAACTCCTTTCCCTTCGCTCAGACATTACTGTAATGGCAATGAAGTCGTTTTTATTTCAAACCCAGATGATAGAAAAAATTCAGTATTATTACATACAACCAGTATATAGAGATTTCAGCAAGGGAGCAGGTTTCCATCGAGAAATTTATCAAATAGGCGTAGAATGGATAGGAAATTACGAACATCGAGTGGAGAAATTATACCAAACCTCAAAAGAACTTTTGAAAATCTTTCCTTTTCAGTTCACTTTTGTTGTGGGTAATTCTTTATTCATGAAGCATTTTCTCGAGCTCTATCCCAAGGAGGCTCTACTAGAAATCCTAACTGCATTTTACTTCAAAGACAAATATAAATTAAAAGAAATCATTAAAAAACATGACATTTCTCGTAAGCTTGCAGATTATCTCTTGGAAATTCCTTTTCTTGTAGGAAAAAAAGAAGTCCTTAAAGAATGGAAACGAATCTTATCCCAAAAGCCCGAACTTCTCGAAATTGTTAAAAATACCATCCATGAGCTTTCAGAGAATGATACTAATGAAATTCTTTTTGATTTTAGCTTGGTGCGAGAGTTTGATTATTATACAGGTTTTATCATAGAAGCCTATTGCCAAAATACAAATAAAAAAATTCTCTCTGGAGGTATTTATGATCACTTTTCCCTTCAGCTTTCGCATCATAAGGTTCCGGCATGTGGTTTTGCCATTAATTTTTCTGAGTTAATTAATTCCATAGAGGTGATTGAATGA
- a CDS encoding STAS domain-containing protein, whose protein sequence is MGNQTIQDILANRVAFLTLKGDLRNGNALSFKKSIFHLPENKDFLILDLTNLNSISGEGIKVFVESIKYFKKKNGTIVGIQPKEEVYLLLRFLQLLPYIKLVGSYEEAKEYIVSQLQTTKTQTFNIEEKHWDEIFQKIEDLKTNLTNAIAIQEETSNSPSNPKSQETNKQQEDHYVEVKILNEFTKRQEESIKQLEGLKENIHNIKDQLQKITQRLDKQESPNQQKELINHINSKIQEIKSYNEFHFREFQIQLNQLKENQKNFDETLTSIKNELQEVKQAIQSVKVEKVEKLESNVKTDLQKEFKELQKTNKEEPKVQGETPKTETPPKKEIKRIDGYIIIRCQNCGQLLRVYQEGKHLCPKCKSEFMVLPKGEVKFFEPL, encoded by the coding sequence ATGGGAAATCAAACCATTCAAGATATTCTCGCAAATCGAGTGGCGTTTTTGACTCTTAAAGGGGATCTACGAAATGGCAATGCCTTGTCTTTTAAAAAAAGCATCTTTCATCTACCGGAAAATAAAGATTTTTTGATTTTGGATTTGACGAATTTAAATTCTATCTCAGGAGAAGGCATTAAGGTTTTTGTTGAGAGCATTAAGTATTTCAAAAAAAAAAATGGAACCATTGTAGGGATACAACCCAAAGAGGAAGTTTATCTACTCCTGAGATTTTTACAGCTACTGCCTTATATTAAACTGGTTGGTAGCTACGAAGAAGCGAAAGAATATATCGTATCGCAACTACAAACCACAAAAACTCAAACCTTCAACATTGAAGAAAAACATTGGGATGAGATTTTTCAAAAAATTGAGGATTTAAAGACCAATCTCACCAATGCCATAGCCATACAAGAAGAAACTTCGAATTCCCCATCAAACCCAAAATCTCAAGAGACCAACAAGCAACAAGAAGATCATTACGTTGAAGTCAAAATCTTAAATGAATTTACAAAAAGGCAGGAAGAGTCCATAAAACAGCTCGAAGGTTTAAAAGAAAACATTCACAATATCAAAGATCAGCTTCAGAAAATCACTCAACGTTTGGACAAACAAGAATCACCAAACCAACAAAAAGAATTGATCAATCACATAAACAGTAAAATCCAAGAAATCAAATCCTACAATGAATTTCATTTTCGGGAATTCCAAATTCAGTTAAACCAACTCAAGGAAAATCAGAAGAACTTCGACGAAACCCTCACTTCGATTAAAAACGAACTACAAGAAGTCAAACAAGCAATCCAATCAGTCAAAGTAGAAAAAGTAGAAAAACTTGAATCCAATGTAAAAACAGACCTGCAAAAAGAATTCAAAGAACTACAGAAAACCAATAAAGAAGAACCCAAAGTACAAGGCGAAACCCCCAAAACCGAAACCCCTCCGAAAAAAGAAATCAAAAGAATTGATGGTTATATCATAATTCGGTGTCAAAACTGTGGTCAATTACTACGAGTCTATCAAGAAGGAAAACACCTTTGTCCCAAATGTAAGTCCGAGTTTATGGTTTTACCAAAAGGTGAGGTAAAATTTTTTGAACCTTTGTGA